One Nyctibius grandis isolate bNycGra1 chromosome 17, bNycGra1.pri, whole genome shotgun sequence genomic window carries:
- the NPR1 gene encoding atrial natriuretic peptide receptor 1, whose translation MLAVLAILCGAAAAAVAAGTTEGTTALTLAVVLPERNLTYPWAWPRVGPAVRLATAAVNARPDLLPGFTLRWVFGNSEDQHGVCSEMAAPLVAVDLWLAHHPAAFLGPGCVYTAAPVARFTRHWQLPLVTAGFEAHGFDDKQEQFGLTTRTGPSHRKLGELGVQLHRRFNWTRRALLVYWDERVDDRPYFFAAEGLYVQLPTLRNLTVMDIVFRDGGNFSFIIQEIKNKGCIVYVCCAPETLRELMLQAGREGLTRGDYAFFYIDIFGASLQGGRFPEPQRPWRRGDRHDASARQAFEAVTIITYKEPENPEYRPFLARLKEEARAHFNFSMKDGLMNFIAAAFHDGVLLYAQAVNETLERGGSVTNASAVTRQMWNRTFYGVTGFLKIDENGDRESDYSLWDMDPVQGDFQIVANYNGTTKKIQMVPGREIHWPGNMVPSDVPPCGFDNSDVLCRKASLSTLEVLSLVVSLILLAITVTSFFIYRKLQLEKELAAELWRIRWEDVQMSSLEKHLRSAGSKLTLSLRGSNYGSLMTAEGQFQVYAKTAYYKGNLVAVKHLNRKRIELTRKVLFELKHMRDVQNEHLTRFIGACTDPPNICILTEYCPRGSLQDILENESITLDWMFRYSLTYDIVKGMQFLHNGVIVSHGNLKSSNCVVDSRFVLKITDYGLESFRVAPDGEDSHSLFAKKLWTAPELLRMELPLPRGTQKGDVYSFGIILQEIALRNGVFYVEGLDLSPKEIIERVKSGERPSFRPSANVGCHMEELGQLMQHCWAEDVLERPDFNQIKVQLRKFNRESSSNILDNLLSRMEQYANNLEELVEERTQAYLEEKGKAEALLYQILPHLVAEQLKRGETVQAEAFDSVTIYFSDIVGFTALSAESTPMQVVTLLNDLYTCFDAIIDNFDVYKVETIGDAYMVVSGLPVRNGKLHAREVARMALALLDAVRSFRIRHRPQQQLRLRIGIHTGPVCAGVVGLKMPRYCLFGDTVNTASRMESNGEALKIHISEVTKAVLEEFGCFELELRGDVEMKGKGKVRTYWLLGERGGSTRG comes from the exons ATGCTGGCGGTGCTGGCCATCCTctgcggcgcggcggcggcggcggtggcagcGGGGACAACGGAGGGGACGACGGCGCTGACACTGGCCGTGGTGTTACCCGAGCGCAACCTCACCTACCCGTGGGCTTGGCCACGCGTGGGGCCCGCGGTGCGTTTGGCCACCGCCGCCGTCAACGCCCGGCCCGATTTATTACCCGGTTTTACCCTCCGGTGGGTTTTCGGGAACAGCGAGGATCAACATGGGGTTTGCTCCGAAATGGCCGCGCCGTTGGTTGCCGTCGACCTCTGGCTCGCTCATCACCCCGCCGCGTTTTTGGGACCCGGTTGCGTCTACACGGCGGCACCGGTCGCCCGCTTCACCCGCCACTGGCAGCTGCCGCTGGTGACGGCGGGTTTCGAAGCCCACGGCTTCGACGACAAGCAGGAGCAATTCGGGTTGACCACCCGCACTGGTCCCAGTCACCGTAAACTGGGTGAACTGGGCGTGCAGCTCCATCGTCGTTTCAACTGGACCCGTCGGGCTTTACTGGTTTACTGGGACGAGAGGGTGGACGACCGGCCGTACTTCTTCGCCGCCGAGGGGTTGTACGTCCAGCTGCCCACCCTGCGCAACCTCACCGTCATGGACATCGTCTTCCGCGACGGCGGCAACTTCTCCTTCATCATCCAGGAGATCAAGAACAAGGGATGCA TCGTCTACGTGTGCTGCGCCCCGGAGACGCTGCGGGAGCTGATGCTGCAGGCGGGGCGCGAGGGGCTCACGCGCGGCGACTACGCCTTCTTCTACATCGACATCTTCGGGGCCAGCCTGCAGGGAGGGCGCTTCCCCGAGCCCCAGCGGCCCTGGAGGCGGGGGGACCGCCACGACGCCAGCGCCCGGCAGGCCTTCGAG GCCGTCACCATCATCACGTACAAGGAGCCCGAGAACCCCGAGTACCGGCCCTTCCTGGCGCGGCTGAAGGAGGAGGCGCGCGCCCACTTCAACTTCTCCATGAAGGACGGCTTG ATGAACTTCATCGCGGCCGCCTTCCACGACGGGGTGCTGCTCTACGCCCAGGCCGTCAACGAGACGCTGGAGCGCGGCGGCTCCGTCACCAACGCCTCCGCCGTCACCCGCCAGATGTGGAACCGCACCTTCTACG gcgTCACCGGCTTCCTGAAGATCGATGAGAACGGGGACCGGGAGAGCGACTACTCCCTGTGGGACATGGACCCCGTGCAGGGGGACTTCCAG ATCGTGGCCAACTACAACGGCACCACCAAGAAGATCCAGATGGTGCCGGGGCGCGAGATCCACTGGCCGGGGAACATGGTCCCCTCCGACGTCCCCCCCTGTGGCTTCGATAACAGCGACGTGCTGTGCCGCAAAG CCAGCCTGTCCACCCTGGAGGTCCTGTCCCTCGTGGTCAGCCTGATCCTCCTGGCCATCACCGTCACCTCCTTCTTCATCTACAG gaagctgcagctggagaaggagctggCGGCCGAGCTGTGGCGGATCCGGTGGGAGGACGTGCAGATGAGCAGCTTGGAGAAACACCTCCGGAGCGCGGGCAGCAAGCTCACCCTGTCCCTG AGGGGCTCCAACTACGGCTCGCTGATGACGGCGGAGGGGCAGTTCCAGGTCTACGCCAAGACGGCGTATTACAAG GGCAACCTCGTGGCCGTGAAGCACCTCAACCGCAAGCGCATCGAGCTGACGCGCAAGGTCTTGTTCGAGCTGAAGCAC ATGCGGGATGTCCAAAATGAGCATCTGACCCGCTTCATCGGCGCCTGCACCGACCCCCCCAACATCTGCATCCTGACCGAGTACTGCCCGCGCGGGAGCCTCCAG GACATCTTGGAGAACGAGAGCATCACGCTGGACTGGATGTTCCGCTATTCCCTCACCTACGACATCGTCAAG GGGATGCAGTTCCTGCACAACGGGGTGATCGTCTCCCACGGGAACCTCAAGTCCTCCAACTGCGTGGTGGACAGCCGCTTCGTGCTGAAGATCACCGACTACGGCCTGGAGAGCTTCCGCGTGGCCCCCGACGGCGAGGACTCCCACTCGCTCTTCGCCA agaagctgtggacGGCGCCCGAGCTGCTGCGGATGGAGCTGCCGCTGCCCCGTGGGACGCAGAAGGGCGACGTTTACAGCTTCGGCATCATCCTGCAAGAGATCGCCCTGCGCAACGGCGTCTTCTACGTGGAGGGGCTGGACCTGAGCCCCAAAG AGATCATTGAGCGGGTGAAGAGTGGGGAGCGCCCCAGCTTCCGCCCCTCGGCCAACGTGGGGTGCCACATGGAGGAGCTGGGCCAGCTGATGCAGCACTGCTGGGCCGAGGACGTCCTGGAGCGCCCCGACTTCAACCAGATCAAGGTCCAGCTCCGCAAGTTCAACAG ggagagcagcagcaacatcctggacaacctgctgtcACGCATGGAGCAGTACGCCAACAacctggaggagctggtggaggAGCGAACCCAAGCCTACCTGGAGGAGAAGGGCAAGGCTGAGGCTCTGCTCTACCAGATCCTGCCCCA cTTGGTGGCGGAGCAGCTGAAGCGGGGGGAGACGGTGCAGGCAGAGGCCTTCGACAGCGTCACCATCTACTTCAGCGACATCGTGGGCTTCACGGCGCTGTCGGCCGAGAGCACCCCCATGCAGGTGGTGACGCTGCTCAACGACCTCTACACCTGCTTCGATGCCATCATCGACAACTTCGACGTCTACAAG GTGGAGACCATCGGGGACGCCTACATGGTGGTGTCGGGGCTGCCGGTGCGCAACGGGAAGCTGCACGCCCGGGAGGTGGCCCGCATGGCCCTGGCACTGCTCGACGCCGTCCGCTCCTTCCGCATCCGCCACCGgccgcagcagcagctcaggctgcGCATCGGCATCCACACGG GACCCGTCTGCGCCGGCGTCGTGGGTCTCAAGATGCCCCGGTACTGCCTCTTCGGGGACACGGTGAACACGGCGTCACGCATGGAGTCCAACggggaag ccctgaagATCCACATCTCGGAGGTGACCAAGGCCGTGCTGGAGGAGTTCGGCTGCTTCGAGCTGGAGCTGCGGGGTGACGTGGAGATGAAG GGCAAGGGCAAGGTGAGGACGTACTGGCTGCTGGGGGAGCGCGGGGGCAGCACCCGGGGCTGA